One Phycisphaera mikurensis NBRC 102666 DNA window includes the following coding sequences:
- a CDS encoding AI-2E family transporter, whose amino-acid sequence MSEPAPRRESESPAAPRGGVLAGLDPMGEPATPVWRLRWFQVLLGGLVALAVASYVLPPVFELVYMTRPVLLPVLIGLGLAYAVNPLVTWASRRHRMPRVFSAAALLLWFFGLLALAFAWLTGPVIGQAQGLLRDIPAYIEATTEAAGEYLEIPDAAKEVIEGAAHGDLDQAVAAVLPEADAAEAVPGENDAADPGAGSAVEVRVEADADAEAPPATLLDAGPDGGLLVMDGELHRESDGLSEEGSGSSSGVLSRLLDRLRSMELSTISSTGFAVLDVGASTIIGLLGLAGYLTVATLVVCFCFFFAVWKWPAFVAWWMPYLPASHRDEIIAVAVRMDRSVAAFLRGRLIQATLLAIVLSVGFTLAGTPGGLILGIAGGILGLVPYAGAIVWPIAVGLSVMSGIAVEDGPTLWWAVLGPTLVYGFGQGLDAWVIEPLVQGKATNLDALTVLLVVLAGGAVAGLLGLLLAIPFAACVKILWQEVIGPRVRAVARAS is encoded by the coding sequence ATGAGCGAGCCAGCCCCGAGGCGGGAATCCGAGTCGCCCGCCGCCCCCCGCGGCGGGGTGCTCGCCGGGCTCGACCCGATGGGCGAGCCGGCGACGCCGGTGTGGCGGCTGCGGTGGTTCCAGGTGCTGCTCGGCGGGCTCGTCGCGCTGGCGGTGGCGTCGTACGTGCTGCCGCCGGTGTTCGAGCTGGTCTACATGACCCGGCCGGTGCTGCTGCCGGTCCTCATCGGTCTTGGGCTGGCCTACGCCGTCAACCCGCTGGTGACCTGGGCGAGCCGCAGGCACCGCATGCCGCGGGTGTTCTCGGCGGCGGCGCTGCTGCTGTGGTTCTTCGGGCTGCTGGCGCTCGCCTTCGCCTGGCTCACCGGCCCGGTGATCGGCCAGGCCCAGGGCCTGCTCCGCGACATCCCCGCGTACATCGAGGCGACGACGGAGGCGGCGGGGGAGTACCTGGAGATCCCCGACGCGGCCAAGGAGGTGATCGAGGGGGCGGCCCACGGCGACCTCGACCAGGCCGTGGCGGCGGTGCTCCCCGAGGCCGACGCGGCGGAGGCGGTGCCCGGCGAGAACGACGCGGCGGACCCGGGGGCGGGAAGCGCCGTGGAGGTGCGGGTCGAAGCGGACGCGGACGCGGAGGCACCCCCGGCGACGCTGCTCGACGCCGGACCCGACGGCGGGCTGCTGGTGATGGACGGCGAGCTGCACCGCGAATCCGATGGCCTGAGCGAGGAGGGAAGCGGCTCGTCCTCCGGCGTGCTCAGCCGCCTCCTCGATCGGCTGCGGTCGATGGAGCTGTCGACGATCTCCTCCACGGGCTTCGCCGTGCTCGACGTCGGCGCCAGCACGATCATCGGCCTGCTCGGCCTCGCCGGCTACCTCACGGTCGCGACGCTGGTGGTCTGCTTCTGCTTCTTCTTCGCGGTGTGGAAGTGGCCGGCCTTCGTCGCCTGGTGGATGCCGTACCTGCCGGCCTCGCACCGCGATGAGATCATCGCCGTGGCGGTGCGGATGGACCGCTCGGTCGCCGCGTTCCTCCGCGGCCGGCTGATCCAGGCGACGCTGCTGGCGATCGTGCTCAGCGTCGGCTTCACGCTGGCCGGCACCCCCGGCGGGCTGATCCTGGGCATCGCCGGCGGGATCCTGGGCCTGGTGCCCTACGCCGGGGCGATCGTCTGGCCGATCGCGGTGGGGCTCTCGGTGATGAGCGGCATCGCGGTGGAGGACGGCCCCACGCTCTGGTGGGCGGTGCTGGGGCCGACGCTGGTGTACGGGTTCGGCCAGGGGCTCGACGCCTGGGTGATCGAGCCGCTCGTGCAGGGCAAGGCGACCAACCTCGATGCCCTCACGGTGTTGCTGGTCGTGCTCGCCGGCGGCGCCGTCGCCGGGCTGCTGGGGCTGCTGCTGGCGATCCCCTTCGCGGCGTGCGTGAAGATCCTCTGGCAGGAGGTGATCGGCCCGCGGGTGCGGGCGGTGGCGCGGGCGAGCTGA
- a CDS encoding adenylosuccinate synthase: MSANAPTAPEAAAPADRPLPAGNAAVVGLQWGDEGKGKVVDLLAGSYDAVVRYNGGANAGHSVEVGDRRYALHLIPSGILHGRAVNVLGNGVVIDPEKLLGEVAGLREAGLTVTPKNLKISDRAHLVLPWHKAQDRLQEAAMQSVGRAIGTTGRGIGPAYADKALRAPAVRAGELLDVDTLAEKLHAIGPMKEATLAGLAALAGVEHEPVDVGVLVDWLRPLAEALAPHLCDASFLLHEKMDAGEEVLFEGANATLLDVDHGTFPYITSSNCSSLGLHPGAGVAGHRVPHVLGVVKAYQTRVGGGPFPTELLDATGDRIREVGREYGTTTGRPRRVGWLDLAALRYSVRLTGTTGLAVMLLDVLAGLPELRVCTGYVDRASGAEVRGYPADADALGRVEPVLKTLPGFGEDVTGCRSMAELPAAARGYLAFISEAVGVPVTLASVGPRRDQTIFA, translated from the coding sequence ATGAGCGCGAACGCCCCGACTGCCCCCGAAGCCGCCGCCCCGGCCGACCGCCCGCTGCCGGCGGGCAACGCCGCCGTCGTCGGGCTGCAATGGGGCGACGAGGGCAAAGGCAAGGTCGTCGACCTGCTCGCCGGCTCGTACGACGCGGTGGTGCGCTACAACGGCGGGGCGAACGCCGGCCACTCGGTGGAGGTCGGCGACCGCCGCTACGCGCTGCACCTGATCCCCTCGGGCATCCTGCACGGCCGCGCCGTGAACGTGCTGGGCAACGGCGTGGTCATCGACCCCGAGAAGCTGCTCGGGGAGGTCGCGGGCCTGCGGGAGGCGGGGCTGACGGTGACGCCTAAGAACCTGAAGATCTCGGACCGGGCCCACCTCGTGCTGCCCTGGCACAAGGCCCAGGACCGGCTGCAGGAGGCGGCGATGCAGAGCGTCGGCCGGGCCATCGGGACGACCGGCCGCGGCATCGGCCCCGCCTATGCCGACAAGGCGCTGCGGGCCCCGGCCGTGCGGGCCGGCGAGCTGCTGGACGTGGACACGCTCGCGGAGAAGCTCCACGCGATCGGCCCGATGAAGGAGGCCACGCTCGCGGGGCTGGCCGCCCTCGCGGGCGTGGAGCACGAGCCGGTCGACGTCGGCGTCCTCGTCGACTGGCTGCGCCCCCTCGCCGAAGCGCTCGCGCCGCACCTCTGCGACGCCTCGTTCCTGCTGCACGAGAAGATGGACGCCGGCGAGGAGGTGCTCTTCGAGGGCGCCAACGCCACGCTGCTCGACGTCGACCACGGCACCTTCCCGTACATCACCAGCTCGAACTGCTCGAGCCTCGGCCTGCACCCCGGCGCCGGCGTGGCCGGCCACCGCGTGCCCCACGTCCTCGGCGTGGTGAAGGCCTACCAGACCCGCGTCGGCGGCGGCCCCTTCCCCACCGAGCTGCTCGACGCCACCGGCGACCGCATCCGCGAGGTCGGCCGGGAGTACGGCACGACCACCGGCCGGCCGCGGCGCGTCGGCTGGCTCGACCTCGCCGCGCTGCGGTACAGCGTCCGCCTCACGGGCACGACCGGCCTGGCCGTGATGCTGCTCGACGTGCTCGCCGGGCTGCCCGAGCTGCGGGTGTGCACGGGGTACGTCGACCGTGCCAGCGGTGCCGAGGTCCGCGGCTACCCCGCCGACGCCGACGCGCTGGGCCGCGTGGAGCCGGTGCTTAAGACGCTGCCGGGCTTCGGCGAGGACGTCACCGGCTGCCGCTCGATGGCCGAGCTCCCGGCGGCGGCCCGTGGGTACCTGGCGTTCATCAGCGAGGCCGTCGGCGTGCCGGTGACGCTGGCCTCGGTCGGCCCGCGGCGCGACCAGACGATCTTCGCGTGA
- the msrB gene encoding peptide-methionine (R)-S-oxide reductase MsrB, producing MDPLRLVVALVALVLVGGFAFLAANGERQVDAGSAVGFVSDDVAAASTRAEVDGGPAIAYTAVGVDPLPGGVLSGGDAEADGDNAQPVFPDPADKVRLTDKQWRDRLSAAAYHVLRRSGTERPFSSPLDGVKEPGWFTCAGCGNLLFETKTKYDSGTGWPSFWAPVAARHVVEEEESGLDTRIEVRCARCDGHLGHVFQDGPREETGLRYCMNGVAMAFTAK from the coding sequence ATGGACCCGCTCCGCCTCGTCGTCGCCCTGGTCGCGCTCGTGCTCGTGGGCGGTTTCGCCTTCCTCGCCGCCAACGGCGAGCGTCAGGTGGACGCCGGCTCCGCCGTCGGCTTCGTGAGCGACGACGTCGCCGCGGCGTCGACGCGGGCCGAGGTCGACGGCGGTCCCGCCATCGCGTACACCGCCGTCGGCGTCGACCCGCTGCCCGGCGGCGTGCTGTCGGGGGGAGACGCCGAGGCCGACGGCGACAACGCCCAGCCGGTCTTCCCGGACCCCGCCGACAAGGTCCGCCTCACCGACAAACAGTGGCGCGACCGCCTGTCCGCCGCCGCGTACCACGTGCTCCGGCGGTCCGGCACGGAGCGGCCCTTCTCCAGCCCGCTGGACGGCGTGAAGGAGCCCGGCTGGTTCACCTGCGCCGGGTGCGGGAACCTGCTCTTCGAGACGAAGACCAAGTACGACAGCGGCACCGGCTGGCCCAGCTTCTGGGCGCCGGTCGCCGCCCGCCACGTCGTCGAGGAGGAGGAGAGCGGTCTCGACACGCGGATCGAGGTGCGTTGCGCCCGCTGCGACGGCCACCTCGGCCACGTGTTCCAAGACGGCCCGCGCGAGGAGACCGGGCTGCGCTACTGCATGAACGGCGTGGCGATGGCGTTCACCGCGAAGTGA
- the thrC gene encoding threonine synthase, giving the protein MRYVSTRGEAAELEFEDVLLEGLARDGGLYVPDAWPTLGEARRRELATRPYARVAAEVMWPFLSGNLERATFEGIVDAAYAGFRHEAVAPLVQLAPNLWVMELFHGPTLAFKDVAMQVLGRLFDHVLAARGDRMTIVGATSGDTGSAAIEAFRDRENCDIFILHPRGRTSDVQRKQMTTVNAANVHNVAIEGTFDDCQDLVKAMFNDAAFRDGVRMSGVNSINWARVMPQSVYYVTAAAQLGCFTDRRPVRFSVPTGNFGDVYAGYIAARMGVPASRLVVASNRNDILTRVLRDGDHSRGEVHATVSPSMDIQSSSNFERLLLDMEAGDTAKVARLMKQWKQTGAFTVDATARARLAGRFTGHRVDEEKTLDTIRSVYADTGYLLDPHTAVGHAAALAEAAPEHAEFGGIALPTVVLATAHPAKFPDAVEKACGVRPPLPGFLADLYEREERFDTLENELSVVQAYIRERTRAA; this is encoded by the coding sequence ATGAGGTACGTGTCCACCCGGGGCGAAGCCGCCGAGCTCGAGTTTGAGGACGTGCTGCTCGAGGGGCTCGCGCGGGACGGCGGGCTCTACGTGCCCGACGCGTGGCCGACGCTGGGCGAGGCCCGCCGGCGCGAGCTCGCGACGCGGCCCTACGCACGCGTCGCCGCCGAGGTCATGTGGCCCTTCCTCTCGGGCAACCTCGAGCGGGCCACCTTCGAGGGCATCGTCGATGCGGCCTATGCCGGCTTCCGGCACGAAGCCGTCGCGCCGCTGGTGCAGCTGGCCCCGAACCTCTGGGTGATGGAGCTGTTCCACGGGCCGACGCTGGCGTTCAAGGACGTCGCGATGCAGGTGCTCGGCCGGCTCTTCGATCACGTCCTCGCGGCGCGCGGCGACCGGATGACGATCGTCGGCGCGACCTCGGGCGACACCGGCTCGGCGGCCATCGAGGCCTTCCGCGACCGCGAGAACTGCGACATCTTCATCCTGCACCCCAGGGGGCGGACCAGCGACGTCCAGCGCAAGCAGATGACGACGGTGAACGCCGCGAACGTGCACAACGTTGCGATCGAGGGCACCTTCGACGACTGCCAGGACCTCGTGAAAGCGATGTTCAACGACGCGGCCTTCCGCGACGGCGTGCGGATGAGCGGCGTCAACAGCATCAACTGGGCCCGGGTGATGCCCCAGTCGGTCTACTACGTGACCGCCGCGGCGCAGCTGGGCTGCTTCACCGACCGCCGGCCGGTCCGCTTCAGCGTGCCCACGGGCAACTTCGGCGACGTGTACGCGGGCTACATCGCGGCGCGGATGGGCGTGCCGGCCAGCCGCCTGGTCGTCGCGAGCAACCGCAACGACATCCTCACCCGCGTGCTGCGCGACGGCGACCACTCCCGCGGCGAGGTCCACGCGACGGTGAGCCCGTCGATGGACATCCAGTCCAGCAGCAACTTCGAGCGGCTGCTGCTGGACATGGAAGCCGGCGACACCGCGAAGGTCGCCCGGCTGATGAAGCAGTGGAAGCAGACCGGCGCCTTCACGGTCGACGCGACGGCCCGGGCCCGCCTCGCCGGCCGCTTCACCGGCCACCGCGTGGACGAGGAGAAGACCCTCGACACGATCCGGAGCGTCTACGCCGACACCGGCTATCTGCTCGACCCCCACACGGCCGTCGGCCACGCGGCGGCCCTCGCCGAGGCCGCGCCCGAGCACGCGGAGTTCGGCGGCATCGCGCTGCCGACGGTCGTGCTCGCGACGGCCCACCCCGCGAAGTTTCCCGACGCGGTGGAAAAAGCCTGCGGTGTGCGGCCGCCGCTGCCGGGCTTCCTCGCGGACCTGTACGAACGGGAGGAGCGGTTCGACACGCTGGAGAACGAGCTATCCGTGGTTCAGGCGTACATCCGGGAGAGGACGCGGGCGGCTTAG
- the rsmG gene encoding 16S rRNA (guanine(527)-N(7))-methyltransferase RsmG: MPIPEAARAALTRLELGVPDAALETLDAYLHRLLEVNQRMNLTAVREHDAAWLRLLVDALTALPGLPGAGADAGELPTGVIDVGSGGGLPGIPLAITRPDLSFTLLEATGKKARFLEETAAALGLANVAVLNARAETAGRDPALRERYGLAVSRAVGPMPVILELTLPLVAVGGRSLCMKGPRAEQELRDSGEALHRLGAGEVAVFDAYPEGFGNDLVVVSVVKASATPKKYPRAPGMPKAEPL; the protein is encoded by the coding sequence ATGCCCATCCCCGAAGCGGCCCGCGCCGCGCTCACGCGGCTGGAGCTCGGCGTTCCCGACGCCGCGCTGGAGACGCTCGACGCCTACCTCCACCGTCTGCTGGAGGTGAACCAGCGGATGAACCTCACCGCCGTGCGGGAGCACGACGCCGCGTGGCTCCGCCTGCTGGTCGACGCGCTGACCGCGTTGCCCGGCCTGCCCGGGGCCGGAGCCGACGCGGGCGAGCTGCCGACCGGCGTGATCGACGTCGGCTCCGGCGGCGGCCTGCCGGGGATCCCGCTGGCGATCACCCGGCCGGACCTCTCCTTCACGCTGCTCGAGGCCACGGGCAAGAAGGCACGCTTCCTCGAGGAAACCGCCGCCGCCCTGGGCCTCGCCAACGTCGCCGTGCTCAACGCCCGCGCCGAGACCGCCGGCCGCGACCCGGCCCTCCGCGAGCGCTACGGCCTCGCCGTCAGCCGCGCCGTGGGGCCGATGCCGGTCATCCTCGAGCTCACGCTCCCGCTGGTCGCCGTCGGGGGCCGCAGCCTCTGCATGAAGGGCCCGCGGGCCGAGCAGGAGCTGCGGGATTCCGGCGAGGCCCTCCACCGCCTGGGCGCCGGCGAGGTCGCCGTCTTCGACGCCTACCCCGAGGGCTTCGGGAACGACCTGGTGGTGGTGAGCGTCGTGAAGGCTTCCGCGACGCCCAAGAAGTACCCGCGGGCGCCGGGGATGCCCAAAGCGGAGCCGCTCTGA
- the uppS gene encoding polyprenyl diphosphate synthase — translation MSIPRHLAVIMDGNGRWATSRGKPRSAGHTAGVEAVRPLVTRCRELGVEAVSLYSFSTENWAREKEEVHHLMRLCVAYLASELPLFQANGIRLRRLGAREGLPAEVLDAFAEVEEATAANDAMTLCLAINYGSRAEIVAAARTLARRAVAGGLDPAAIDEAAFSAELTTAGLPDPDLLIRTAGEMRLSNFLLWQLSYAELYVTDTLWPDFDNAALAAAFASFHGRVRRFGGVPEVPTPST, via the coding sequence ATGAGCATCCCCCGTCACCTCGCGGTGATCATGGACGGCAACGGGCGTTGGGCGACCTCCAGGGGCAAGCCGCGGTCGGCGGGGCACACGGCGGGGGTGGAGGCGGTGCGGCCGCTGGTGACGCGGTGCCGCGAGCTGGGGGTGGAGGCGGTCTCGCTGTACTCGTTCTCCACGGAGAACTGGGCCCGCGAGAAGGAGGAGGTGCACCACCTCATGCGGCTGTGCGTGGCGTACCTCGCCAGCGAGCTGCCGCTGTTCCAGGCGAACGGGATCCGGCTGCGCCGGCTCGGCGCCCGGGAGGGGCTTCCCGCCGAGGTGCTCGACGCCTTCGCCGAGGTGGAGGAGGCGACGGCGGCCAACGACGCGATGACGCTGTGCCTCGCGATCAACTACGGCAGCCGGGCGGAGATCGTCGCGGCGGCACGCACGCTCGCCCGCCGGGCGGTGGCGGGCGGCCTGGACCCGGCGGCGATCGACGAGGCCGCCTTCTCGGCGGAGCTGACCACCGCCGGCCTGCCCGATCCCGACCTGCTCATCCGCACCGCCGGGGAGATGCGGCTGTCCAATTTCCTGCTGTGGCAGCTGTCGTACGCGGAGCTCTACGTCACCGACACCCTCTGGCCCGATTTCGACAACGCCGCCCTCGCGGCCGCCTTCGCGAGCTTCCACGGCCGCGTCCGCCGCTTCGGCGGGGTGCCGGAGGTT
- a CDS encoding sulfotransferase, producing the protein MVEPNFRDPLGLAWRMLRSPDPTARSVLLREALGVAVRPLDALLAAAERRRLGGEAPDGSAPCVLVVGGPRSGTTLVYQLLAAHLRVSYTSNWTGAFPRSPISAGRLVPRWQREPVPSTRSFFGSVRGPGGPNDAFAVWDRWFGGVRGEPTPLRGEAIEELRAFVSAWNAAFGRPLLNKNNRNALAIEALAEALPGAVFVAVERDPVFVAQSLLEARALVQGDAQHGWGLLAEDAEPGVENGAVEAVCNQVRAFQRRIREQADAVEPARVVRVGYEAFCRDPRPTLAAVAAACPAAGPVRGTPPPLRSTDRRRIDAADFAGLERRLGERRKRDPHGAA; encoded by the coding sequence ATGGTCGAGCCGAACTTCCGCGATCCGCTGGGCTTGGCGTGGCGGATGCTCCGCTCGCCGGACCCCACGGCGAGGTCGGTGCTGCTGCGCGAGGCGCTGGGCGTGGCCGTCCGCCCGCTGGACGCGTTGCTGGCCGCCGCGGAGCGGCGGCGGCTCGGCGGCGAGGCCCCCGATGGCTCCGCCCCCTGCGTGCTCGTGGTCGGCGGGCCCCGCAGCGGGACGACGCTCGTCTACCAGCTGCTCGCGGCGCACCTGCGGGTCAGCTACACGAGCAACTGGACCGGCGCTTTCCCCCGGTCGCCGATTTCCGCGGGCCGGCTGGTCCCCCGCTGGCAGCGCGAGCCGGTGCCCTCGACGCGGAGCTTCTTTGGCAGCGTGCGCGGGCCCGGGGGGCCCAACGACGCCTTCGCCGTCTGGGACCGCTGGTTCGGCGGCGTCCGCGGCGAGCCCACGCCGCTGCGCGGGGAAGCGATCGAGGAGCTCCGGGCCTTCGTCTCCGCCTGGAACGCGGCCTTCGGCCGCCCGCTGCTCAACAAGAACAACCGCAACGCCCTGGCGATCGAGGCCCTCGCGGAGGCGCTGCCGGGCGCGGTCTTCGTGGCGGTCGAACGCGACCCGGTCTTCGTGGCGCAGTCCCTGCTGGAGGCGCGGGCGCTGGTGCAGGGCGACGCGCAGCACGGCTGGGGACTGCTCGCCGAGGACGCCGAGCCCGGGGTCGAGAACGGCGCGGTGGAGGCCGTGTGCAACCAGGTCCGCGCCTTCCAGCGGCGGATCCGTGAGCAGGCGGACGCGGTCGAGCCGGCCCGGGTGGTCCGCGTCGGCTACGAAGCGTTCTGCCGCGACCCGCGGCCCACGCTGGCCGCCGTCGCCGCCGCGTGCCCCGCCGCGGGGCCGGTCCGCGGCACGCCGCCGCCGCTCCGCTCCACCGACCGCCGCCGCATCGACGCCGCGGACTTCGCCGGCCTGGAGCGGCGCCTCGGCGAGCGCCGCAAGCGGGACCCGCACGGCGCGGCCTAG
- a CDS encoding 6-pyruvoyl trahydropterin synthase family protein — protein sequence MPLTCSKTFGPIPIAHRQHRHPGRCRLVHGHGWTVRVTFGCERPDPNGFVVDFGGLRAFDDWLDENLDHGILLSREDEAGRAMVEAAPELFKVTWLGVASCEGLAAELMRVFGELLHASEGDRAWIERIDVWEDDANRVTLTRG from the coding sequence TTGCCGCTCACCTGCTCCAAGACCTTCGGGCCGATCCCGATCGCGCACCGCCAGCACCGCCACCCCGGCCGGTGCCGGCTGGTCCACGGCCACGGCTGGACGGTCCGCGTCACCTTCGGCTGCGAGCGGCCCGACCCCAACGGCTTCGTGGTCGACTTCGGCGGGCTGCGGGCCTTCGACGACTGGCTCGACGAGAACCTCGACCACGGGATCCTGCTCTCGCGGGAGGACGAGGCCGGGCGGGCGATGGTCGAGGCGGCCCCGGAGCTCTTCAAGGTCACCTGGCTCGGGGTTGCCAGCTGCGAGGGCCTGGCCGCGGAGCTGATGCGGGTGTTCGGCGAGCTTCTGCACGCGAGCGAGGGCGACCGGGCGTGGATCGAGCGGATCGACGTGTGGGAAGACGACGCGAACCGCGTGACGCTCACCCGCGGCTGA